A section of the Anabaena cylindrica PCC 7122 genome encodes:
- a CDS encoding RNA polymerase sigma factor, RpoD/SigA family: MPTVKTQNENLSTKFTADMVRTYLREIGRVPLLTREQEIVYGKQVQQMMTLLDAKEALSKKLGHEPSLTEWATHVNQSENEVTQTVTQGKRAKQKMIEANLRLVVAIAKKYQKRNMEFLDLIQEGTLGLERGVEKFDPMRGYKFSTYAYWWIRQAITRAIAQQGRTIRLPIHITEKLNKIKKVQRELAQKLGRSPTPTEIAKELELEPAQIREYLNMARQPVSLDVRVGDNQDTELQEMLEDDGPSPEYYTTQEFLRQDLNNLLAELTPQQREVVALRFGLEDGNELSLAKVGERLNLSRERVRQLEHQALAHLRRRRANVKEYVAS; encoded by the coding sequence ATGCCTACTGTTAAAACCCAAAATGAAAACCTTAGCACCAAATTCACGGCTGATATGGTGAGAACCTATCTGCGGGAGATTGGTCGTGTGCCACTGCTAACCCGTGAACAAGAGATTGTATACGGGAAGCAAGTGCAGCAAATGATGACTTTGCTGGACGCTAAAGAAGCTTTATCCAAAAAACTAGGCCATGAACCTAGTTTAACAGAGTGGGCTACTCATGTTAACCAATCTGAAAACGAAGTTACGCAGACGGTAACGCAAGGCAAGCGAGCCAAGCAAAAAATGATTGAAGCCAATTTGCGTTTGGTTGTAGCTATTGCGAAAAAGTATCAGAAGCGAAATATGGAATTTCTGGATTTAATCCAGGAAGGGACTTTGGGACTAGAGAGAGGAGTAGAGAAATTTGATCCTATGAGGGGTTATAAATTCTCGACTTATGCTTACTGGTGGATTCGCCAAGCAATTACGAGAGCGATCGCCCAACAAGGTCGAACAATCCGCTTACCTATCCATATTACCGAAAAGTTGAACAAAATTAAAAAAGTGCAACGGGAATTGGCACAAAAGTTGGGAAGATCCCCAACACCTACAGAAATAGCCAAAGAACTGGAATTAGAACCTGCTCAAATTCGTGAGTATCTGAACATGGCACGTCAACCAGTTTCTTTAGATGTACGAGTTGGTGATAACCAAGATACCGAACTGCAAGAAATGCTGGAAGATGATGGGCCATCACCAGAATATTACACCACTCAGGAATTCTTGCGCCAAGACCTAAATAACCTCTTAGCAGAACTAACACCCCAACAGCGAGAAGTTGTGGCGCTGCGCTTTGGTTTAGAAGACGGTAATGAATTATCTTTAGCAAAAGTTGGTGAACGGTTGAACCTCAGCCGCGAACGTGTCCGTCAATTAGAGCATCAAGCTCTTGCACATTTACGTCGCCGTCGAGCCAATGTTAAAGAATACGTTGCCAGCTAA